Proteins encoded in a region of the Diabrotica virgifera virgifera chromosome 4, PGI_DIABVI_V3a genome:
- the LOC126883518 gene encoding uncharacterized protein LOC126883518: protein MHATCLQLACCVYRISIYSSNFLVYLDMASEEQAVTIAAAVLIIVNNDNNQRKKQKKHSYWINPFLQRRKETLSIMDEVRLAQSSLFKNFTRMSPSDFELLLTLVGPIICKRNTYFREAIPEATRLAIFLRYAASGDSFASLMYTFKVSTPSISRIIKDVALAVVKVLQEYVQLPTSEEKWLEIAQQFQERWHFPHCLGALDGKHVVIQCPPNSGRSYYNYKRTFSIVLFALVDANYCFRYVNVGRPGRMSDGGVFLDSSLYTAIRDGVLNLPEQKNLPGTDILLPYVFVADDAFPLTKYIQKPYATDLLKGSPKRVFNYRLSLAPRIVENGFGLLRSVFRVLRTPIELKTDTIEEVVLACVCFHNFLRHSRQSRHLYCPPCTLDSDVDGNLVHGKWRKDIAGNTGITKLAKTGGNATREAKEIRDGFMKYFMSHEGSVPWQDVYL, encoded by the exons ATGCATGCTACCTGCTTGCAACTTGCGTGTTGCGTGTACCGAATTTCCATTTATTCGTCTAACTTTTTAGTGTACCTAGATATGGCGAGTGAAGAACAAGCTGTTACAATTGCAGCGGCAGTACTAATTATTGTTAATAATGATAATAATCAGCGAAAAAAACAAAAGAAGCATTCATACTGGATAAACCCGTTTCTTCAAAGAAGGAAAGAAACTTTGAGTATCATGGATGAAGTAAGGCTGGCGCAAAGTtctctttttaaaaatttcactCGGATGTCACCTTCTGATTTTGAATTACTTTTGACGCTGGTTGGCCCAATAATATGTAAAAGAAACACCTATTTTCGTGAAGCAATTCCAGAGGCGACAAGGCTCGCAATATTTTTGAGGTATGCAGCGAGTGGAGATAGCTTCGCGAGTTTAATGTACACTTTTAAAGTTTCAACCCCAAGTATCTCTCGCATAATAAAAGATGTAGCTCTAGCTGTTGTGAAAGTTCTACAGGAATATGTACAG CTTCCTACCTCAGAAGAAAAATGGTTGGAAATTGCTCAACAGTTTCAAGAAAGGTGGCATTTCCCACATTGTCTGGGTGCCCTTGACGGGAAACACGTTGTAATTCAATGCCCCCCAAATTCTGGAAGGTCTTATTACAACTACAAAAGAACATTTAGTATAGTTCTCTTTGCACTTGTTGATGCTAATTATTGTTTTCGATACGTAAATGTGGGACGACCAGGACGAATGTCTGATGGAGGGGTTTTTCTTGATAGCTCTTTGTATACAGCAATAAGAGATGGTGTACTCAATTTACCAGAGCAAAAAAATTTACCAGGAACTGATATTCTTCTACCATACGTCTTTGTCGCAGACGATGCGTTTCCATTaacaaaatatattcaaaaaccTTATGCAACTGATTTGCTGAAAGGATCCCCTAAAAGAGTGTTTAATTATCGATTGTCACTAGCTCCGCGCATAGTAGAAAATGGTTTTGGATTACTCAGATCAGTTTTTAGAGTTTTGCGAACACCGATTGAACTGAAGACGGATACCATTGAAGAAGTGGTGCTTGCATGTGTTTGCTTCCACAATTTTTTGCGACACAGTCGTCAATCACGTCACCTTTATTGCCCTCCATGTACTCTCGACTCTGACGTAGATGGAAATTTGGTACACGGAAAATGGAGAAAAGACATTGCAGGCAACACTGGAATTACAAAACTTGCAAAGACGGGAGGAAATGCCACAAGAGAAGCAAAAGAAATAAGAGACGGTTTTATGAAATACTTTATGTCTCATGAAGGTTCTGTACCTTGGCAAGACGTATATTTGTAA